Part of the Streptomyces sp. NBC_01460 genome, CGTCGGCGGCGTACGGGGTCCCGCAGCTGCCGCAGTGGGAGTCGTTCACGGCCGGACTGTATCCGATCACCCTTCTCTTGTGGCCCCTGAACTGATAAACGGTGTGCCCATGACAGGAATTGCTCGTGTCCTCCGCGCCCTCGCCGCCTCCGGCGCCGCCCTGCTCGCCGTGACAGCCGCCGCACCGGCGGCGGTGGCCGAACCCGAACCCAAGGCTCCGCCGGAGTTCGTCGATCTCCGCTCCGTCGATCCGACGATCATCACGGAGATGCGCTACACCACCCCGCACAACTTCGTGGGGGAGCCGGTGGACGGCTACCGGCAGCCCGTCTGCATCCTGACCAGGCCCGCTGCCCAGGCGCTGCGGTCGGCCCAGCGGAGCCTTCTGCGCCGGGGCTACTCGCTCAAGGTGTACGACTGCTACCGGCCGCAGCGGGCCGTGGACCACTTCGTGCGCTGGGCGGAGGATCTCGACGACGAGGCGATGAAGGGTGAGTTCTACCCGATGGTCGACAAGACGCGGCTGTTCGCGGACGGTTACATCGCGGAGAAGTCCGGTCACAGTAGGGGCAGCACCGTGGACCTCACGCTCGTGAAGCTGCCCGCCCTGCCGACGCGGCCGTACCGGCCCGGTGAGGAACTGGCTCCGTGCTACGCGCCGAAGGACGAGCGCTTCCCCGACAACTCCGTGGACATGGGCACCGGGTACGACTGTTTCGACACCCTGTCGCACACGGACGACCCCCGGGTGCAGGGGGCGCAGCGGGCCAACCGGCAGTTCCTCAAGAAGACGCTCACGGATCTGGGCTTCGTGAACCTGGCCGAGGAGTGGTGGCACTTCACCTACAAGCCCGAGCTCTTCCCGGACACGTACTTCGACTTCCCGGTGGCCAGGCGTTCCGTCGCGGGGCACTGACGGCCCGGGCGGAGGACGCAGGAGAACGGGCGACCGGGACCACCCCCGTGGGCTCCGGCCGCCCGTTCTCCTCTTCGGACGCGGAACTGCCGTATCCGGTTGCCGTTCGAGCCATTACGGTGCCCTCATGTCACCACAGACGTTCGATTCCTATGAAGAGTTCTGGCCCTACTACGTCGCCATGCACTCCAGGGCGGCGACCCGGTGGGTGCATCTGACCGGGACCCTGACGGGGCTCGCGCTCTCCGCCTACGGACTGGCGCGCGGCCGCAAGCGCTACGCCCTGGCGCTGCCCCTGATCGGATACGGCACCGCGTGGCCCGCGCACTTCCTCATCGAGAAGAACAATCCGGCGACCTTCGGGCATCCCGTGTGGTCGCTGCGCGGGGACGCGCAGATGATCCGGACGATGCTCGCGGGACGCGACGCGGAACTCGCCGAGACCGCGGCCAAGTGGCTCGCGGAGAACGCCTGATCCGGTGGTGCGCGCAGGGTTGACGACCCGTCACCCCGGGTGAACACTGCATCCACGCCCGCTGTCCCCGCACCGTACGCGCGGCCCGTACCCCGGTCGGCGGGGGTACGGGTCGCGTCACGTGCGGTGGGGGCGGCGGGTGTCAGGTCCTGGCCGGCTCACGGTTCCGGTCGGCACGCACCACGGCGTTCTCCACCACGGCGACGAGCACGTCCCGCACGGAGGCACGGTCACGCGCGTCGCAGAGCAGCACCGGCACCTCGGGGTCGAGGTCGAGTGCCGCCCGGACCGTCTCGGTGGGGAACTGTTCGGCGCCCTCGAAGAGGTTGACGGCGACCGTGAACGGGATTCCCCTGCGTTCGAAGTAGTCGACCGCAGCGAAGCAGTCCTCCAGCCGCCTGGTGTCGGCGAGGACGACCGCACCCAGGGCTCCCTGGGCCAGTTCGTCCCAGAGGAACCAGAACCGGTCCTGGCCCGGGGTCCCGAACAGGTAGAGGACCAGGTCCTCGCGCAGGGTGATCCGGCCGAAGTCCATGGCCACCGTGGTGGTGTTCTTGCCCTCGACCCCCGCCACGTCGTCGACGGGGCGGCCCGCCTCGCTCAGCCTCTCCTCCGTACGCAGCGGTCTGATCTCGCTGACCGCACCCACCAGGGTCGTCTTGCCCACTCCGAAGCCGCCCGCCACCAGGATTTTCAGGGTGACGGGCTCCACGTGCCGCCTCTTGCGGCTAGAGCGCCCGAAGGCCATTGATCACCTCGCGAAGAAGGCTCTCGTCCGGCAGCTCGGCCGGCGGAACGGGACGGGTGACGTGCACCAGCTCGTCCTCGACGAGGTCACCCACCAGGACACGGACCACCCCGACGGGGAGATCCAGTCCGGAGGCGAGCTCGGCGATCGACTGGGGCATGTCGCTGCACAGTTCGACGATCTCCACGTGTTCCGGGGAGAGCGTCTGATCCCGGCCGGGATCGTCGGCCGCCGGTTCGGGGATGACGATCGCGATCAGGTCGAGGCGATGGCGGGACGCGCTGCTGGTCCGCCCGCGGGTCATCGCGTAGGGCCGGACCACCGGCCCGGCCTCGGCGTCGTACCAGCGCGAGGAGCCCGCTTCGGAGGGAGCGTGCGGTGATCCGGACGCGGTGTCCCGGACGGAGTCTGCGCTCATCCCCTCGCCTCACCCTCCGGCGGGCAGACCGGTGGTCCTGGGGGCGTTGGCCAGGTGGGCCCCCACGCGCTTGACCATCAGGGTCATCTCGTACGCCACCTGCCCGACGTCCGAATCCGAGTCGGCCAGGACGGCGAGACAGCTGCCGTCACCGGCCGCCGTGACGAAGAGGAAGGCCTCGTCGAGTTCGACGACGGTCTGACGGACCCGGCCGGCGTCGAAGTGGCGGCCGACCCCCTTGGCCAGGCTGTGGAATCCGGAGGCGACGGCCGCCAGGTGCTCGCTGTCCTCGCGTGTCAGGTCCTGGGACGTGCCGGTGGCGAGGCCGTCGCTGGACAGGACCAGCGCCTTGCGGATGCTCGCGACACGTTCGACGAGTTCGTCGAGGAGCCAGTTGAGCTCGCCGGATCCCTGGCGTGCGGCGTTGTGTGCTGCGGCGTTCGGTGCGGTCATCGACCGTCCCCTCCCGGAGTGGTTCCTGGTGCTGTCTCGCCGGGGCCTGTCGCGTCCTCGGCGGCGTTCTGCCGACGGCCGCGCTGCCAGCCGCGTTGAAGCGAAGCCATGCGATTGCGTACGTCGTCCGCGTCACGTTCGAGGTCGTCGTCGGTGTCGGCGGGGGCGTGGCCGGTAGTCCGCCCTGCGGCGTCCTCCCGGAGCTGTGGGGCGAGGTTCGCCTGCCGGACCCTGCGTGGGAGGCCGCCGACCGTGTCCGGTGCGGACGGCCGGACCGCGGGCCTGGGCCGCGCCCGGGGCTCGTCGGCCGGGGACTCCACCGGAGCGGGTTCGGCGGTTCCGGAGCCCGGGGCCGCGGGGAAGCCGCCGGGTCCGCTCCGATGGGAACGGGGCCCGTCCCCGATGCGGCGGCCCTGGTCGGCGACGAGGGTCGGCGGCTTGCGGCGGGGCAGCGGCACGGGGCCGGCGGGCCGCATCGGCCGGACGTCCGCGGATCGGCCGTCCGGGGCGTCGAAGGCCTGCTGGTGCTGTTCCCGGTCGGCTTCCCTGCGGAGGTCGCGGGCACGGAAGATACCGCCCCGCTCGCTCTCGGTGTCCTCGAGGTCGGAGACCCCGTCGAGGACCGGGCCCAGAGCCGGATCGAGCTCCCGGTCGCGCGCCGGGTCGGTGAAGCCGAGGGTCCCCACCGGGCCTTCGAGCTCGACGGGTCCGTCGAGCACGGACGGGTCGGTGAGGCCGGTGGGAACCGGGGAGAGGCCCGAGGGCCTGCCCGGGATGTCCGCGTCCGCGACTCCGTCCCTGCGGGCCTTGTCGCTGCCGGGCACGGCGCTGCCCGGCCGTCCGCCGCCGAGCGCCTTCTCCGCCCGGCGGTCCAGGCGGAAGCCGGTGCCGTGCGTGTCGGGTGCGTCGGTGAGCAGCTGCGCGGGGATGAAGACGACCGCGGTCGTCCCTCCGTACGGTGAGATCTGCAGGGACACCCTGACGTTCTGCCGCTGGGCGAGCCGGCTGACGACGAAGAGGCCGAGCCGGTCGGTGTCGGAGAGCTCGAAGTCGGGGGTCTCGGCGAGCCGGAGGTTGGCGTCCAGGAGGACCTCGGGCGCCATGCCGAGGCCGCGGTCGTGGATCTCCAGGGTGAAGCCGTTGGCCACCCGCTCGCCGTGCACCTGGACGGCGGTGTGCGGGGGTGAGAACACCGTGGCGTTCTCCAGCAGTTCCGCGATCAGGTGGGTGAGGTCGGCCACGGCCGGGCCGCCCACGCCGATGCGCGGGAGGCGCCGGACCTCGATGCGCTCGTAGTCCTCCACCTCCGCGACCGCCGCCCGCACCACGTCCATCAGCTGGATCGGCTTGCGCCACTGCCGGGACGGGGCCGCCCCGGAGAGGATCACCAGGCCTTCCGCGTGGCGGCGCATACGGGTGGTGAGGTGGTCCAGGCGGAAGAGGTCGGCGAGTTCGTCGCCGTTCTCGGTGCGCCGCTCCATGGCGTCCAGGAGGGTCAGCTGGCGGTGCAGGAGGACCTGGTTGCGGCGGGCGAGGTTGACGAAGACCTCGGAGACGCCGCGGCGCATGTCGGCCTGCTTGACCGCGGCCTCGACCGCGGCCCTCTGGAGGGTGTTGAGCGCCTGCCCGACCTGGCCGATCTCGTCGCGCTCGTAACTCAGGTGGGGGGCCTCGGTCTCCACGTCGACCTGCTCACCGGCGGCGAGGCGTCGCATCACACTGGGCAGCCGCACCCCGGAGACCTCGTGGGCGTCCTTGCGCAGCCGGGAGAGGTCGCGGACGAGTTCGCGTCCCACCCGTACGGAAACGAACACGGAGACGAGCAGGGCGACGAACCCGAGGACGCCGGCGACGCCCGCCTGGATCAGGACCCGGAAGCCGGCGGGTTCGGCGCGGTCCTGGAAGCGGTTGGACATCTCGGTGCCGTCGTTGGCGAGGTGCTCCAGGACCGGCGGGGCCACCTCCTCCCAGCGTTCGGAGTCGACGGGGCCCGGCTTCGTGATCGGTCCGGCGGCGATGAGCTTCTGCTCCGCGGTCCGCAGCGGCTCCGTGTCGGGGCTGCGCCAGTACTGCTCCATGCGTCCGCGCTCGCCCGCCGGCAGCAGCTCGAGGTTGACCTCGTAGAGGAGGGAGCGGCTGGCGGCGAGGTCGGAGACGACGCGGAGTTCCGGCGCGCCGAGACGGCCCGCCAGGAGCCCCGACGCGATCAGGGCGTCCTCGCGCGACAGCATCTCGCGGGCCCGGGAAATGCCGACCAGGGCCCGGACCTGCTTGTCCATCGACACGTTCTCCATCGTGTGGAGACCGTTCAGGAAGCGGTAGCAGGGGTCGACGAGGCCGTTGTAGAAGGCGAGCGCCCTGGTCCGGTCGATGGTGCGCTTCTCCACGGAGCCGCGCAGCGCGTCGAGGCCGTCGATCTCGCTCAGGATCGAGTCGAGCTGTGCCTCCGACTCCGGGCTCAGCTTGCCCCGGATGTCCTTGCTCTTCGCGCTCTGCCTGACGTCGGCCACGACCCGGTCGGTCACGGCGCGACGGCTGCGCAGCAGGGGCAGGGCGTCCGATGCCCGGGGGTCGGCGAGATAGACGAGTGTCTGACGGCGTTCGCCCTGCACGGCGCGGATGGTGTCTTCCAGCGGGTGGCCGACCTGCTCCACGATGGCGCTCGCGCCCATCAGTTCCCCGGCCTCACGGCCGGTGACGTAGGTGGCGAAGACCCAGAGACCGGTGAGGGAGGCGAGCGGCACCAGGAGCAACGCCACGATCTTCCTGCGGATGGACTTCCCGCGAAAGCGCATGGCCTCCCCCAGCTCGGCCCCGCATCACGGGGTTCGTCGTATCGGTGTGCCCGGTCGCCCGGTCCACCTGGTCGTTCCGGTGTTCCTGCCGCGGTCCACCGCGCGTCGGCCGGTGCTCCGTCGACATCCGTCAACAAACGGCGCGAGCCTACTACT contains:
- a CDS encoding M15 family metallopeptidase, with translation MTGIARVLRALAASGAALLAVTAAAPAAVAEPEPKAPPEFVDLRSVDPTIITEMRYTTPHNFVGEPVDGYRQPVCILTRPAAQALRSAQRSLLRRGYSLKVYDCYRPQRAVDHFVRWAEDLDDEAMKGEFYPMVDKTRLFADGYIAEKSGHSRGSTVDLTLVKLPALPTRPYRPGEELAPCYAPKDERFPDNSVDMGTGYDCFDTLSHTDDPRVQGAQRANRQFLKKTLTDLGFVNLAEEWWHFTYKPELFPDTYFDFPVARRSVAGH
- a CDS encoding DUF962 domain-containing protein, which produces MSPQTFDSYEEFWPYYVAMHSRAATRWVHLTGTLTGLALSAYGLARGRKRYALALPLIGYGTAWPAHFLIEKNNPATFGHPVWSLRGDAQMIRTMLAGRDAELAETAAKWLAENA
- a CDS encoding GTP-binding protein; protein product: MAFGRSSRKRRHVEPVTLKILVAGGFGVGKTTLVGAVSEIRPLRTEERLSEAGRPVDDVAGVEGKNTTTVAMDFGRITLREDLVLYLFGTPGQDRFWFLWDELAQGALGAVVLADTRRLEDCFAAVDYFERRGIPFTVAVNLFEGAEQFPTETVRAALDLDPEVPVLLCDARDRASVRDVLVAVVENAVVRADRNREPART
- a CDS encoding DUF742 domain-containing protein is translated as MSADSVRDTASGSPHAPSEAGSSRWYDAEAGPVVRPYAMTRGRTSSASRHRLDLIAIVIPEPAADDPGRDQTLSPEHVEIVELCSDMPQSIAELASGLDLPVGVVRVLVGDLVEDELVHVTRPVPPAELPDESLLREVINGLRAL
- a CDS encoding roadblock/LC7 domain-containing protein — translated: MTAPNAAAHNAARQGSGELNWLLDELVERVASIRKALVLSSDGLATGTSQDLTREDSEHLAAVASGFHSLAKGVGRHFDAGRVRQTVVELDEAFLFVTAAGDGSCLAVLADSDSDVGQVAYEMTLMVKRVGAHLANAPRTTGLPAGG
- a CDS encoding sensor histidine kinase yields the protein MRFRGKSIRRKIVALLLVPLASLTGLWVFATYVTGREAGELMGASAIVEQVGHPLEDTIRAVQGERRQTLVYLADPRASDALPLLRSRRAVTDRVVADVRQSAKSKDIRGKLSPESEAQLDSILSEIDGLDALRGSVEKRTIDRTRALAFYNGLVDPCYRFLNGLHTMENVSMDKQVRALVGISRAREMLSREDALIASGLLAGRLGAPELRVVSDLAASRSLLYEVNLELLPAGERGRMEQYWRSPDTEPLRTAEQKLIAAGPITKPGPVDSERWEEVAPPVLEHLANDGTEMSNRFQDRAEPAGFRVLIQAGVAGVLGFVALLVSVFVSVRVGRELVRDLSRLRKDAHEVSGVRLPSVMRRLAAGEQVDVETEAPHLSYERDEIGQVGQALNTLQRAAVEAAVKQADMRRGVSEVFVNLARRNQVLLHRQLTLLDAMERRTENGDELADLFRLDHLTTRMRRHAEGLVILSGAAPSRQWRKPIQLMDVVRAAVAEVEDYERIEVRRLPRIGVGGPAVADLTHLIAELLENATVFSPPHTAVQVHGERVANGFTLEIHDRGLGMAPEVLLDANLRLAETPDFELSDTDRLGLFVVSRLAQRQNVRVSLQISPYGGTTAVVFIPAQLLTDAPDTHGTGFRLDRRAEKALGGGRPGSAVPGSDKARRDGVADADIPGRPSGLSPVPTGLTDPSVLDGPVELEGPVGTLGFTDPARDRELDPALGPVLDGVSDLEDTESERGGIFRARDLRREADREQHQQAFDAPDGRSADVRPMRPAGPVPLPRRKPPTLVADQGRRIGDGPRSHRSGPGGFPAAPGSGTAEPAPVESPADEPRARPRPAVRPSAPDTVGGLPRRVRQANLAPQLREDAAGRTTGHAPADTDDDLERDADDVRNRMASLQRGWQRGRRQNAAEDATGPGETAPGTTPGGDGR